A region of Planktomarina temperata RCA23 DNA encodes the following proteins:
- the pyrC gene encoding dihydroorotase: MTSLRITNVHLVDPERQTVELGNLSVKNGRIAADDPTLPSRDGQGKYLAPGIVDIGAKVCEPGERHKESFRSAGLSAAAGGVTTLITRPDTEPAIDSPETLEFANRRAQATCAVRSYQMAALTKGRLGKEMTEIGFLQDAGAIAFSDCDAVVTNTKVLSRALTYARQLGALVIGHPQDPGLSQGAAATSGKFATLRAIPAVSPMAERLGLERDLAMVEMTGAKYHADQLSTALALPALERAKQQGLDVTAGVSIHHLTLNELDVADYRSFFKVKPPLRSEEDRLAMVSALASGLIDIISSMHTPQDEESKRLPYEQAASGAVALETVLPAALRLYHAEQLSLPQLFRALSLNPSRRLGLDSGRLSLGAPGDLILFDPDVPFVLDRFSLRSKSKNTPFDGQRLQGRVLATFVGGREVYAR, encoded by the coding sequence ATGACCTCACTGCGCATTACAAATGTTCACCTGGTTGACCCAGAGAGACAGACCGTCGAGCTGGGCAATTTGAGCGTCAAAAACGGCCGCATTGCCGCCGATGATCCGACCCTGCCGAGCCGTGACGGCCAGGGCAAATATCTTGCGCCAGGCATTGTTGACATTGGCGCAAAGGTCTGCGAGCCGGGCGAGCGGCATAAGGAAAGCTTTCGCTCCGCTGGCCTGTCCGCTGCCGCTGGCGGGGTGACCACTTTGATCACGCGGCCAGACACAGAGCCGGCCATTGACAGCCCCGAAACCCTTGAATTTGCCAACCGCAGGGCGCAGGCCACCTGCGCCGTACGCAGCTATCAAATGGCGGCGCTCACAAAAGGGCGTTTGGGCAAGGAAATGACCGAGATCGGATTTTTGCAAGACGCAGGAGCAATTGCCTTTTCCGATTGTGACGCGGTTGTCACCAATACCAAAGTCCTGTCGCGCGCGCTTACCTATGCGCGGCAATTGGGGGCTTTGGTCATTGGACACCCGCAAGATCCAGGCCTGTCACAGGGGGCTGCGGCCACCTCTGGCAAATTTGCAACCCTGCGTGCGATCCCGGCGGTCTCGCCCATGGCTGAGCGTCTGGGGCTTGAGCGGGATTTGGCCATGGTAGAGATGACCGGCGCGAAATATCATGCCGATCAACTCTCCACCGCCCTCGCTCTACCCGCCTTAGAGCGGGCCAAACAACAAGGTCTGGATGTCACCGCCGGGGTCAGCATTCATCACCTAACGCTCAACGAGTTGGACGTCGCCGATTATCGCAGCTTTTTTAAAGTCAAACCCCCGTTGCGCTCCGAAGAGGATCGGCTGGCGATGGTTTCTGCGCTTGCAAGCGGGTTGATTGACATCATCAGCTCCATGCATACGCCGCAGGATGAAGAGTCCAAACGTCTGCCCTATGAGCAAGCCGCCTCTGGAGCTGTGGCATTGGAGACAGTTTTGCCGGCTGCCTTGCGCCTTTACCATGCCGAGCAGTTGAGCTTGCCACAGTTGTTCCGGGCCCTGTCCCTCAACCCCTCGCGGCGCTTGGGTCTGGACAGTGGTCGCCTGAGCCTGGGGGCTCCTGGGGATCTCATCTTATTTGACCCCGATGTGCCCTTCGTTCTGGATCGCTTTTCGCTCCGGTCTAAATCTAAAAACACCCCTTTTGATGGGC
- a CDS encoding aspartate carbamoyltransferase catalytic subunit, with product MQLQHLLGIEPLHPQSITEILDLADDYADQNRSRARDSKALAGCTQINMFFENSTRTQASFEIAGKRLGADVMNMAMQASSIKKGETLIDTALTLNAMHPDLLVVRHPHSGAVDLLAQKVNCAVLNAGDGRHEHPTQALLDALTIRRSKGRLHRLNIAICGDIAHSRVARSNLILLGKMENRIRLIGPATLMPAGIGEFGAEVFHDMQEGLKDVDVVMMLRLQRERMDGGFIPSEREYYHRYGLNAEKLSHAKPDAIVMHPGPMNRGVEIDGEIADDLNRSVIQEQVEMGVAVRMAAMDILMRNRRQAAKEAQA from the coding sequence ATGCAGCTTCAGCATCTATTGGGGATAGAACCCCTACATCCCCAAAGCATCACCGAAATATTGGATTTGGCAGATGATTACGCCGATCAAAACAGATCCCGTGCGCGCGACAGTAAAGCCCTGGCTGGCTGCACTCAGATCAATATGTTTTTCGAAAACTCAACCCGCACTCAAGCCAGCTTTGAAATAGCAGGCAAGAGATTGGGGGCGGATGTGATGAATATGGCCATGCAAGCCAGCTCAATCAAAAAAGGTGAGACCCTCATTGATACAGCGCTGACACTCAATGCCATGCACCCCGATCTTCTGGTGGTGCGCCATCCGCATTCTGGCGCCGTCGATCTCTTGGCGCAGAAAGTCAATTGCGCGGTGCTCAACGCTGGGGACGGGCGGCATGAACACCCCACGCAAGCCCTGCTGGATGCGCTCACTATCCGCCGATCCAAAGGCCGCTTGCATCGCCTCAACATCGCCATTTGCGGCGATATTGCCCACAGCCGCGTGGCCCGCTCTAACCTCATTTTGCTGGGCAAAATGGAAAACCGCATTCGCCTTATCGGCCCAGCAACGCTGATGCCGGCGGGAATTGGCGAGTTTGGTGCGGAAGTCTTTCACGATATGCAAGAGGGTTTGAAGGATGTGGATGTGGTGATGATGCTGCGCCTGCAACGCGAGCGTATGGACGGCGGCTTCATCCCCTCCGAACGCGAATATTATCACCGCTATGGTTTGAATGCTGAGAAACTGAGCCACGCCAAGCCAGATGCCATTGTTATGCACCCAGGCCCAATGAACCGCGGCGTTGAAATCGACGGGGAAATCGCCGACGATTTGAACCGCAGCGTCATACAAGAACAGGTTGAGATGGGTGTGGCAGTGCGCATGGCGGCCATGGATATATTGATGCGCAACAGGCGCCAAGCTGCAAAAGAGGCGCAGGCATGA
- a CDS encoding hemolysin D, protein MRFLRKSLMGLFLLAATLALFAYAIMMVRGAIENKGDDQRRGGGGRERVFAVNAVPFEPGQHIPVLQVFGEVQSQRSLDIRPAVGGTVIELHPNFQNGGSVLEGDVLLRIDPSNAQTALALVQADMADAQADLREAMRALDLAKDEISAAQEQAALRQKALARQQDLVTRGVGTAASVEAAELAASSARQSVLARRQALQAAEARLDQARARVMRVDISLAEAERNVRDTVVRAAFSGLLANVTVLQGGTVTNNEKIGQLVDPLALEVAFRVSTSQHRRLLDDAGKLRAAEVSVTLDLLGAEMSSSGQITREAAVVGEGLTGRLLFASLATSKGLRPGDFVTVNITEPALNWVARLPATAVSGNNKVLVVGEDERLSEADVTLVRRQGDDVLVRSRELNGAQIVAERSPLLGAGIKVRVLSAEGKAPQAAPETIALDPERRAKLIAFVEGNKRMPKQAKERVLAQLQEPEVRKELVERLEGRMGG, encoded by the coding sequence ATGCGGTTTCTACGCAAAAGTTTAATGGGGTTGTTCTTACTGGCGGCGACTCTGGCGCTGTTTGCCTATGCCATCATGATGGTTCGGGGCGCGATTGAGAACAAAGGTGACGATCAGCGGCGCGGTGGCGGTGGTCGTGAGAGAGTTTTTGCAGTGAATGCCGTGCCCTTTGAGCCGGGCCAGCATATTCCGGTCCTACAGGTCTTTGGCGAGGTGCAAAGCCAGCGTAGCCTTGATATTCGGCCGGCGGTTGGCGGAACGGTCATTGAGTTGCACCCGAATTTTCAAAATGGCGGTTCTGTTTTGGAGGGCGATGTACTCCTGAGAATTGATCCGTCAAATGCACAAACCGCCTTGGCTTTGGTACAGGCCGATATGGCCGATGCTCAAGCGGATTTGCGAGAGGCGATGCGGGCGCTAGACTTGGCCAAGGATGAGATCAGCGCCGCGCAAGAGCAAGCCGCCCTGCGCCAAAAAGCATTGGCCCGGCAACAAGATCTCGTGACCCGTGGGGTCGGCACTGCGGCCTCTGTGGAGGCTGCGGAACTGGCTGCTTCCTCGGCACGCCAATCCGTTCTGGCGCGGCGCCAAGCTTTGCAGGCCGCTGAGGCGCGTTTGGATCAAGCGCGTGCGCGGGTCATGCGGGTGGATATTTCTTTGGCGGAAGCGGAGCGCAATGTGCGTGACACCGTTGTACGCGCGGCCTTTTCTGGGCTGCTGGCCAATGTCACTGTTCTGCAGGGCGGAACTGTGACCAACAATGAAAAAATTGGTCAATTGGTGGATCCATTGGCTCTGGAAGTGGCCTTTCGTGTGAGTACCTCCCAGCATCGGCGACTGCTCGATGATGCGGGCAAGTTGCGGGCTGCTGAGGTCTCGGTGACGCTGGATCTGCTCGGCGCGGAGATGAGCTCCAGCGGCCAGATCACCCGCGAAGCTGCTGTCGTGGGCGAAGGTTTGACTGGGCGGTTGCTCTTTGCCAGCCTTGCAACCTCCAAGGGTCTGCGGCCGGGTGATTTTGTGACTGTAAACATAACGGAGCCCGCCTTGAATTGGGTTGCCCGCCTGCCGGCCACGGCCGTGAGCGGGAATAACAAGGTTCTGGTTGTGGGCGAAGATGAGCGCCTGTCGGAGGCCGATGTGACCCTTGTGCGCCGTCAGGGGGATGATGTTTTGGTGCGCTCGCGTGAGCTGAACGGAGCGCAAATTGTAGCGGAACGATCCCCATTGCTGGGTGCGGGCATCAAGGTGCGCGTGTTGAGCGCTGAGGGAAAAGCGCCACAGGCGGCCCCAGAGACCATCGCGCTTGATCCAGAGCGGCGGGCCAAGTTGATTGCCTTTGTCGAGGGCAACAAACGCATGCCCAAACAGGCCAAGGAGCGGGTCTTGGCGCAGTTGCAAGAGCCCGAAGTGCGCAAAGAATTGGTTGAGCGGCTGGAAGGCCGGATGGGGGGATAA
- a CDS encoding uracil-DNA glycosylase — MDQLDWHMARAALQWQAELGVSDAVGDVPIDRYEVPAQNPKRSTAAAAPTGAPQAAERPPAVMAAAPAVDPVALAEEAAAAAGDLPALKLALQNFSHCDLRRGARNLVFGGGRAGARVMILEDAPGRAEDLQGLPFAGPAGQLLGKMCAAIGLDRAEEVYAASVIPWRPPQDREASAAEIAMMQPFLRRHIILAAPQVVICMGNISCQAVLGKRGLSKLRGAWQEGFALPVLPMVHPQGLLRQPNRKKQAWQDLLMLKAWLRAQSEGGKT; from the coding sequence ATGGATCAATTGGATTGGCATATGGCACGCGCCGCGTTGCAGTGGCAGGCAGAGCTCGGAGTGAGCGATGCCGTGGGTGATGTGCCCATTGACCGCTATGAGGTGCCGGCGCAAAACCCCAAACGATCCACTGCAGCGGCGGCACCCACCGGGGCGCCACAGGCTGCGGAGCGGCCTCCGGCTGTGATGGCAGCCGCGCCGGCTGTGGACCCTGTTGCACTGGCCGAAGAGGCTGCAGCTGCGGCGGGGGATTTGCCGGCGTTGAAACTTGCGCTGCAAAATTTTTCGCATTGTGATTTGCGCCGCGGAGCCCGCAATTTGGTGTTTGGTGGGGGCAGGGCTGGGGCTCGGGTGATGATCTTGGAAGATGCGCCCGGGCGGGCGGAGGATCTGCAAGGTCTGCCTTTTGCCGGCCCGGCCGGTCAATTGCTGGGCAAAATGTGCGCCGCTATTGGTTTGGATCGGGCCGAGGAGGTCTATGCAGCCTCCGTGATTCCTTGGCGCCCACCGCAGGACCGAGAGGCCAGCGCGGCTGAAATCGCCATGATGCAGCCTTTCTTGCGCCGTCATATTATCTTGGCCGCGCCGCAGGTTGTCATATGTATGGGCAATATCAGTTGTCAGGCGGTTTTGGGCAAACGCGGCCTGAGCAAGCTGCGCGGAGCCTGGCAAGAGGGTTTTGCCCTGCCAGTTTTGCCGATGGTGCATCCGCAGGGCCTGTTGCGCCAGCCTAATCGGAAGAAACAGGCATGGCAGGATTTGTTGATGCTCAAGGCTTGGCTGCGCGCGCAATCTGAAGGGGGCAAGACATGA
- the moaB gene encoding molybdenum cofactor biosynthesis protein B has protein sequence MTDAPAKTEFIAVRIAVLTLSDSRSLSDDKSGDTLVARLQAAGHILADRDILPDDRAAIAEKLRQWSRDPSIDVVLSTGGTGLTGRDVSVEAHRDVYEKEIDAFSTLFTFVSMQKIGTSAVQSRATGGVANGTYMFALPGSPGACKDAWDEILVKQLDIRHKPCNFVEIMPRLDEHLQRK, from the coding sequence ATGACCGATGCACCAGCAAAAACAGAGTTTATCGCGGTGCGCATCGCGGTTTTAACCCTGTCCGACAGCCGCAGTTTGAGTGATGATAAATCCGGCGACACGCTGGTTGCGCGCTTGCAAGCGGCCGGACATATCCTGGCCGACCGTGACATTCTCCCCGATGATCGCGCAGCGATTGCCGAAAAATTGCGTCAATGGTCGCGCGATCCGTCTATTGATGTGGTTCTGAGCACGGGCGGCACTGGGCTCACGGGCCGTGATGTGAGCGTCGAGGCACATCGGGATGTCTATGAAAAAGAGATTGACGCGTTCTCAACTCTCTTCACCTTTGTTTCCATGCAAAAAATTGGCACATCTGCGGTTCAGAGCCGAGCAACGGGCGGTGTGGCCAATGGCACTTATATGTTTGCATTGCCGGGCAGTCCGGGCGCCTGCAAAGATGCTTGGGACGAAATACTCGTCAAGCAATTGGATATAAGACATAAACCCTGCAATTTTGTCGAAATCATGCCGCGGCTTGATGAGCATCTGCAAAGAAAATAA